Within the Zea mays cultivar B73 chromosome 10, Zm-B73-REFERENCE-NAM-5.0, whole genome shotgun sequence genome, the region TTGCCGTTGCATCTCAGCCAGTAAACAAGGTGAATACCATACAAGTTAATATATGTGAGCAGACTGGTGCTTCTGCCATTTGTCATGAGAAAATGTTCTCTAGATCAACAAGGCAACTGGAAGGGAATTATGAGCATGGTGTAAAGGGAGGGAGGCTGATGGAGTGTGACGAGCACATTGAAAACAATTTCCGGATGACATCATTAGCCGGGCATAGTCTAAGATCGATAGAACAGGAGTGCAAGGCTATGACAATATTTGTCAAAACAATGGGTGACAAACCAAGCAGCCTACAGCTCGTTGATTCCTTTGGCGAAATCTTAAAAAGCAAGCGTAACAGTTCATTCCACCTCCTCCAGGTGGCAACAGACAAGGGGTACCATGTGAAAGAGACGAACAGGCACGGCTATGATGGGTGGTGGTGGACTGAATCATCATCCTATCCTGCCACGTTGAATCCTGAGATATGTGATAGGTACTCGCCCCCCTACAAGGTTGTTAATGGGGAGGAGCTTCTCAGGATGTTGAGTGGCAAGGAAGAGCACACGACTATCCTTTTCCATGCATTATGGTGCCCTTTCTCGCAAAGAATTAAATTAGTCTTTGATGATATGAGCTCACTGTTTCCACGGGTTAAGCATTTGGCCGTCGAAGAGTCCAACATCATGAAAGCCATTTTGTCACGATATCATGTCTGTGCACTACCTTCCGAAATAATAGCTGGCAACTCACACGTATTCTGGCCTCTTGGTTCGATAGATCATCGCCTCGCTGGTCACTTCTCTCCGCAAAATTTTGTTCAACAAGGATTTGATCTGAACCTTGCTGTCTGCAATCAAGAGAAGCAGCGACATGAAGAAGAGTTTGGTGGAGTCTTCACAATGGAGAAGCTGAGGTTAACCTTCCCATGGGACCCAGGCGGTCACAGTTCAAGGTATCTCAATATCCAACGCTACAACAACGACAGCTTGAGGACAAGCTGAATCTTCAGGGGGCGGTAATGTCATTATACGTATGGTGTAGGGAAGTGTTGGCAGGAGCTGTGATAGTAATAGAGAAGGAAGACGTCGTTGTGTGGGTGTCGAGTTGTATTTCGAATGGGCCGTGGGCCGTATTTTTGTGTGGAACTGTAGATGGGCTAGCCCAGAGAGGGTGAAGATATAAGCGGTAATCAAACAGAGACGAGACAGGAAAGAAACAGAATACAAATTCCATCTCAAACTCGGTGTTGTCGTTCCCTTGGCGGCTATTCCTGGTGCTCACGTCGCGGCGATCTTGGTCGACGGCCACGGGCTGTGACAGAACGGTGGGCGAGGAGGATGTTGGGGTAGACGGCAGCGTGGATGGCAGAACGTGGGCGAGGGTTGGTGGGGATGGAGGGATAGATGTGGAAGTTGACTCTGAACTTTTAATAAAGTAGTATAGATTTGGAGTTGGATGAGTGCTGCGGATAGCCTGATCCTGATGCAACACGACGAAAGCAGGATCACCGGAGTGGCACAGATCTCACGTCCTGTGTCGTCGTCTGTCTCGCGCGTGTTCAAGAACTGAGCCCAGCGGGATTGGAAAAAAGATTCCTCGCCCAACCCTACCCCAGTCCCCAGGCGATCTCGCATGGCCACCGGACCGCGGTCTCTCCACGCCCTCCTCGGCGGCGGTGCAGGTACGCGCGCCCATGCCCCCCcctctctgtctctctctctctctccacctCACTCCTGCAACACCGTATTGTTAAAACTGCTCTCCCGCTGAATCCCGCCGATCCCTGACTGCTCATACCCTTCCTCGCGCGGGGACCCGGTCCAGTTGCCGACTTGCTGCTGTGGCGACGGAGGAACGCCTCGGCGGCAGCTGTGGTGGGCGCCACCACGGTCTGGTTCGTTTTCGAGCGCGCGGGGTACAGCTTCCCCTCCGTCCTCTCCAACGCCCTGctcctcctcgtcgccatccTCTTCTTCTGGGCCAAGTCTGCGTCGCTGCTCAACAGGTGGGGTTAGCCTGACCTAGCTGCTTGTTCCCTAGAGCAAATATATCTGAGATCTGATATCGAATCATTCGCTCTTTTGCTTTGGTTGTTTTGTTGGCGTGGTGCTTGGCGGGGAGTAGTTTGTGACGGACTGCTACAATTGGATAATATCTGTCAGTGTGGGTGTAGCCCATTCCTTTCTTCGAGTAGCTCACTACCAAAATACTGTATGGCTTAGTCCTTAGTGATTTTAAGCATCTTACGTGTTGATTTCACATTTCAGTATATGTTGTATCGTTAATGCTTATTAATAATCTGGACTTAGTCCTTAAGAGGAGCTGTCGTCATTCGTTAGGGCTTCATTTATCTTCTAAGTAAGCAGAGGATCCTCTATTTTATCCTTTTTCCGCGAGCATGTCCATTTCACCTTCATCACATTAGTAAATAGTAATCATGTACTATCACTATAAGGACATGGTCCCTTCTCTGCAAAGGAAAGGCTTGGTTTATCCCATTAACATAATAACGGCTGGATACTCTAATCCACTAGCATGTGTCATTTGCCACCATAGCCTATAGTAATGTTGTACTGTCCGTTGTACAAGGCAGGCCTAGGTGTTTCTGTTATTACTCTGTACTGAGGGGCTCTATGCGACTATGCCTCTATTTTTGTCTTTTGAGTTTTCATGTTGGCCATAATCCATATTCTGCTTCAGTAACTCGTAGCACTAAGTCATTGCGTATGATCTGTTAACTTGATAGGAGTTAATTGCATTTGAATTTTAAGCAATGTAATCATATTTCCTCACTGCTCAGAATTCATATGGTCTTCGTTTTGCAATGTCCCTAATTGATATTTCGATTTTTGTGATTTTGTGTGATATTTTGTGTTCAGCAATGTAACTAGGCTATGCGTCGTCCATTCAGAGTGGTGCACTAAATGAGTTTTATGGTTCCTCTGCAGGCCTCTTCCACCTCTTCCTAATCTTGAGGTCTCAGATGCGATTGTTGAAAAAGCTGCAAATCATGCTCTTGTATGGATCAATAGGCTGCTGGCTGTTGGTCATGACATCGCCATCAAGAGAGATAGGAAAGTTTTTATAAAGGTCTGTGTCTTTCTCTGATATTCTCAGTTTCTCAGTCTCTACTGTATATCTGCTTCTAATTATGTGTGCTCTTATCCCTGTTCTTGGTGCAAAAGGTGATACTGATTTTGTGGGTGGTTTCATTCATTGGAATGCTCTTCAATTTTCTTACGCTTATTTACATTGGTGAGTTTGTTGTTTGTTAATTGTCTTCATGTATGTGTGGATctactttttttttaaaaaaaagtatCTATTGTTCTTTTATGATAGCTCAATGTGCATAGTGTATACTAAACTAGTAAACTTGTCAATTTTTTTTCTAGGTGTAATGCTTTCTCTGTTGGTTCCACCACTCTATGAGAAGTACCAGGACCAGGTTGATGAGAAGGTTGGTGTAGCGTACAGTGTACTATCAAGGCACATAGATACCATCATTACCAGGGCTGGGCAATCAGCCAAGCAGAAGAAGACTGAGTAAAAGAAACGTTTTGCTGTATTGTGGTGAGTTTTAATGACTATGTGAAATCTATGGCTTGATAGTATGGAGCAAATTAAATTGAACCCTACGTAAATCATAGTATTTTAAAAGTAACAACATTCCTGCCTGTTAGATTATTTAAATGTAATATTTTACAGAACCCTTTATTTTGGCTGTAGACATGTCCTGAATGGTACGGATATCACTATGAACTGCTCAAAAGTTTGTGAGTGACACCAAATTTGAATAATTTGATTTATGTTCTAGCAGCAACATGCACTACCTAGTTTTCTTGTCCCAATTTCCTGTATCTGACTGTACAAACTGTTGTAGGAACAAAATGAAAAGAACTTCAGCAGTTCTTTGCTTCACTCACAGTTACAAACTGTTTGTGTTTTTTTTCCATAAAGACAAACTATTGTGTTGAACAGCTACTGTTTTTTTGCCCTATGTAGTTGAACAGCTACTGCTTCACTCACAGCTACTGTTTCATTCTTATATACATCTTGAGCTTAGTAACTTGTATTATGTGGTGGTTTTTTACTCTGGAGGTTTTCTCTGGCAAAAGTGCATTTCCCTGAGTTTGAGTTGAAATTACTTATAGTTGCTGGTTTTCTTGTTAATGATTCATTTTTTCATGTCAGGAACATCCCTGGTTGTCCAATGAAGTTGACAGTGGGCCTTTCATCTTTGACCCTCTATTCCACTAAAATGAACCCTCGATATGCTGATATGAGGTTTTGATGTGCATTACGGGAAATGAGGTGGCTTGTGTATTTCCTTTTTGGACATGGGGTTTACTATGGGTGCATATCGCACTCGGAATGATATCGAGAAATTGCGACTCGTACATGCAATTATGCAGGCTGCTTGCTCTGTTAGTCATATGATCTTTCCGTCAGTGATTTTAAGTTTTAGGCTGCTCCGAGGAACTTTGCAGGCTGCTCCGAGCAATTATGCAGGCTGCTTGCTCATTCGATGCCCATCTACTGGTAGCTCGTTTTCTGAAATActactactccctccgtttctttttagttgtcgctggatagttcaattttgtactatccagcgacaactaaaacgaaacggagagAGTACCTAATAAGGTGTATTCTACATAGACAGTTGCATATCATGTGAATGGATAGGTATTTCTGGCGGCAGTTCTGTTTTTGCTTTACCTGTATTTATATTTATACTGTCATGTACGGGCGCTCGTATGCCAGGCAGCGTCGCGCCCGTGACAGGCGCCGCGCACAGGAGCGCGCAGGGCGCGCAGATCTGGGAGATCAGCAGGAGCTTATGGAAAGCAGTGGCTAGAAAGGAAAATAGAAGTATGGAAAGTAGAGGGAAGGAAAGGAGAGATTGATGAGTGATTGATTAGTAGAAGAATGGAAAGTAGAGGGAAGGAAAGGAGTGATTGATTAGTGATTGATTAGTGATTGATTAGTGTTACCATGTTTAGGCTTGCCTAAAATAACAGCAGGCCGATGGCTATATATGCGGCACAGGGAGACAGGAATAAAGGCAGCAAACAAGTTATCTcttctccacctctctctctACCAACTAAGCCTACGGCTGTGGGGAATAACCACGCCGGAGAAGACGACGAACCGCGGCTACGACCTTCGTAGCCGAGGGCCCCCTGCTCTAGACGCCCAGgcccttgacaacctggtatcacgAGTCAGGCGATCTTCGTCCTCTCGATCCCACACCTCCGATCAGTCCCTTGACGTCACCCAACTACCACCCAGCCCTCCACCATCACCGCCGTCGCCCTCCTCCATTATGACCACCAAAACCATCGATGATTTGGCTATGATAATCGAGAAGCTCGTGGGTACGATATCTGTCCTCCAAAATGACTTCGAGTCATTGAAGAAGGACAAGGCGCCCTCCTCCTCGCCGTCCGGTAGCGGCGGCCACGACGGCCAGCACCACATCGACCGACCACCAAGGTTCCAAAAAATCGACTTCCCGCGTTTTGACGGCAAGTCGGACCCCA harbors:
- the LOC100283586 gene encoding reticulon; this encodes MATGPRSLHALLGGGAVADLLLWRRRNASAAAVVGATTVWFVFERAGYSFPSVLSNALLLLVAILFFWAKSASLLNRPLPPLPNLEVSDAIVEKAANHALVWINRLLAVGHDIAIKRDRKVFIKVILILWVVSFIGMLFNFLTLIYIGVMLSLLVPPLYEKYQDQVDEKVGVAYSVLSRHIDTIITRAGQSAKQKKTE